One part of the Deltaproteobacteria bacterium CG2_30_66_27 genome encodes these proteins:
- a CDS encoding CDP-diacylglycerol--glycerol-3-phosphate 3-phosphatidyltransferase → MTSDSRLNAPNVLTLLRILAIPVVVVILLPPAGREISFARSVGAFILFVVATITDLFDGYIARRYKMVTTLGKLLDPLADKLLVCAAMIMLIPPGRVPAWMAVIVVAREIGVTALRGVASTQGVIIAASKLGKAKTLLLNIGVAALILHFPILGFPVHGIGMVFLSGGLVLTAWSGLDYFFRFVGEIFKR, encoded by the coding sequence CCTGAACGCGCCCAACGTCCTGACGCTGCTTCGGATTCTCGCGATCCCGGTGGTGGTGGTCATCCTTCTCCCGCCCGCGGGCAGGGAGATCTCCTTCGCTCGTTCCGTGGGGGCGTTCATCCTGTTCGTCGTCGCCACGATCACCGACCTCTTCGACGGCTACATCGCCCGGCGCTACAAGATGGTCACCACCCTTGGGAAGCTGCTGGATCCGTTGGCCGACAAGCTGCTCGTGTGCGCCGCGATGATCATGCTCATCCCGCCGGGCAGGGTCCCCGCGTGGATGGCGGTCATCGTGGTCGCCCGGGAGATCGGCGTCACGGCGCTGCGCGGGGTGGCTTCCACGCAAGGGGTGATCATCGCCGCCTCGAAATTGGGGAAGGCGAAGACGCTGCTCCTGAATATCGGGGTCGCGGCCCTCATCCTCCATTTCCCGATCCTCGGGTTCCCCGTACACGGTATCGGGATGGTGTTCCTGAGCGGCGGGCTGGTCCTCACCGCCTGGTCCGGGCTCGACTACTTCTTCCGTTTCGTGGGGGAGATCTTCAAGCGGTAA
- a CDS encoding MFS transporter has translation MAALSREGRRERVGWYFYDFANSAFSTAVVTVFMGPYLTSIAHVASDPAGYVHPLGIPVLAGSFFPYVVSLSVLVQVLLLPLLGAIADTSRRKKPMLFLFAYAGAAATAGLYFLEGTRYLLGGGLFLLANVCFGASVVFYNAWLPEIAPPEDRDAVSSVGWALGYLGGGILLLLDLVLFSHAADFGLTGGEAVRISLASAGAWWAVFSLLPLVTMRRRGAARPLPPGEGLLGTGFRQLRRTFAEAKGHPQLLLFLGAYLLYNDGIQTVIALSSQFGQEELGLPVSTLTTAILMVQFVAFFGALLFNAFAKRVGAKAAVAISLVLWTGTLVYAYAGLRDAAGFYAMAACVAVVLGGSQALSRSLFSRMIPVGREAEYFSLYEVSERGTSWLGPLFFGLALQFTGSYRVAILSLAVFFIAGLALLLRVDVARAEAEANDYCPR, from the coding sequence TTGGCGGCGCTGTCCAGGGAAGGGCGCAGGGAGCGGGTCGGCTGGTACTTTTACGATTTCGCGAACTCGGCCTTCAGCACGGCGGTGGTCACGGTGTTCATGGGGCCGTACCTGACCTCCATCGCCCATGTCGCCTCGGATCCCGCGGGGTATGTCCATCCTCTCGGTATCCCCGTGCTGGCCGGGTCGTTCTTCCCGTACGTCGTCTCCCTCTCCGTGCTCGTCCAGGTCCTCCTCCTGCCGTTGCTGGGGGCGATCGCCGACACCTCCCGCCGGAAGAAACCGATGCTGTTCCTCTTCGCATACGCGGGAGCGGCGGCGACGGCGGGGCTCTATTTCCTCGAAGGGACGCGGTACCTGCTGGGCGGGGGGCTCTTCCTGCTGGCCAACGTCTGCTTCGGGGCCTCGGTGGTCTTCTACAACGCCTGGCTGCCGGAGATCGCGCCTCCGGAGGACCGGGACGCCGTCTCCTCCGTGGGGTGGGCGCTCGGGTACCTCGGGGGCGGGATCCTCCTCCTCCTGGACCTGGTCCTCTTTTCCCACGCGGCGGACTTCGGCCTGACGGGCGGAGAGGCGGTCCGGATCAGCCTCGCCTCGGCGGGGGCGTGGTGGGCCGTCTTCTCCCTCCTGCCGCTCGTCACGATGCGACGCAGGGGAGCCGCCCGGCCGCTTCCTCCGGGGGAGGGGCTCCTGGGAACGGGATTTCGTCAGTTGCGGCGCACATTCGCGGAGGCGAAGGGTCACCCGCAGCTTCTCCTGTTCCTTGGTGCCTACCTGCTGTACAACGACGGGATACAGACGGTGATCGCCCTCTCGTCCCAGTTCGGCCAGGAGGAGCTCGGCCTTCCCGTCTCCACCCTGACCACGGCGATCCTGATGGTTCAGTTCGTCGCCTTTTTCGGGGCCCTGCTCTTCAACGCGTTCGCGAAGAGGGTGGGGGCGAAGGCGGCGGTGGCGATCAGCCTCGTCCTGTGGACGGGGACGCTCGTCTACGCCTACGCCGGGCTTAGGGATGCGGCCGGGTTCTACGCGATGGCGGCGTGCGTGGCCGTCGTCCTCGGCGGGAGCCAGGCGCTTTCCCGGTCCCTCTTTTCGCGGATGATCCCGGTCGGGCGGGAGGCGGAGTACTTCTCCCTGTACGAGGTGAGCGAGCGGGGGACGAGCTGGCTGGGGCCCCTCTTCTTCGGCCTGGCACTGCAGTTCACCGGAAGCTATCGCGTCGCGATCCTCTCGCTCGCGGTCTTCTTCATCGCGGGGCTCGCCTTGCTGCTGCGCGTCGACGTCGCCCGCGCCGAGGCGGAAGCCAACGATTACTGTCCCAGGTAG
- a CDS encoding ABC transporter ATP-binding protein, giving the protein MLEVRGIETFYGNIPALREISIDVPGGSVVAIIGANGAGKTTLMKTIAGALRPRSGTVSFLGEKITGLPSHKIVRRGIALVPEGRAILSRMTVRENLEMGAFTRRDSKKALLDMDRVMERFPVLKSRADQLGGSLSGGEQQMLAIARALMSAPKLLLLDEPTLGLAPLVVADIFKIIREINATGTTILLVEQNVKQAMKVSSYTYVFETGTIALSGPSKELLQEPRIKASYLGQ; this is encoded by the coding sequence ATGCTTGAGGTCCGGGGCATCGAGACGTTTTACGGCAACATCCCCGCCCTGAGGGAGATCTCCATCGACGTTCCCGGGGGAAGCGTCGTCGCCATCATCGGGGCGAACGGGGCCGGGAAGACCACGCTGATGAAGACGATCGCGGGGGCCCTTCGGCCGCGCTCCGGCACGGTCTCGTTCCTCGGCGAGAAGATCACCGGCCTTCCCTCCCACAAGATCGTGCGGCGCGGCATCGCGTTGGTCCCCGAAGGGCGGGCGATTCTCTCCCGGATGACGGTTCGCGAGAACCTCGAGATGGGGGCGTTCACGCGGCGCGATTCGAAGAAGGCTTTGCTGGACATGGATCGCGTGATGGAGCGGTTCCCGGTCCTGAAATCGCGGGCGGATCAGCTCGGTGGGTCGCTTTCGGGCGGCGAGCAGCAGATGCTGGCGATCGCACGCGCGTTGATGTCCGCGCCGAAACTCCTGCTGCTCGACGAGCCCACCCTCGGCCTCGCGCCGCTCGTGGTGGCCGACATCTTCAAGATCATCCGCGAGATCAACGCTACCGGGACCACCATCCTGCTCGTCGAGCAGAACGTGAAGCAGGCGATGAAGGTCTCCTCCTACACCTACGTCTTCGAGACGGGGACGATCGCCCTCTCGGGCCCCTCGAAAGAACTGCTCCAGGAGCCGAGGATAAAAGCTTCCTACCTGGGACAGTAA
- a CDS encoding ABC transporter ATP-binding protein has product MSALLSLRGIGKSFGGLAALSGISFDVCPGEIVGVIGPNGAGKTTLFNVITAVFPPTAGEVVFDGKRISGLPPHAITRRGVTRTFQNIRLFSTMTVEENVMVGRHCRSGAGVWRGVLHTGGERREEQGIRGKTRELLDLVGLSGADGEKTAGSLPYGYQRRLEIARALAAEPRLLLLDEPVAGMNDAETQEVFRLIKRVQSLGVTILLIEHDMSLVMKACDRLVVFNFGRKIAEGTPAEVQDDPQVIEAYLGASEGNADA; this is encoded by the coding sequence ATGAGCGCCCTCCTTTCCCTGCGGGGGATCGGGAAATCGTTCGGCGGACTCGCCGCCCTCTCCGGGATCTCCTTCGACGTTTGCCCGGGAGAGATCGTCGGGGTCATCGGCCCGAACGGCGCCGGAAAGACGACGCTCTTCAACGTGATCACCGCCGTCTTCCCGCCGACCGCGGGGGAGGTCGTCTTCGACGGGAAGCGGATCAGCGGTCTCCCTCCGCACGCGATCACGAGGCGGGGCGTCACGCGGACGTTCCAGAACATCCGCCTCTTCTCCACCATGACCGTCGAGGAGAACGTCATGGTCGGGAGACATTGCCGGAGCGGGGCCGGCGTCTGGCGGGGCGTGCTGCACACCGGAGGAGAGCGCCGGGAGGAACAGGGGATCCGCGGGAAAACGCGGGAGCTGCTCGACCTCGTCGGGCTCTCCGGAGCCGACGGGGAGAAGACGGCGGGGAGTCTCCCCTACGGCTACCAGCGGCGGCTCGAGATCGCCCGGGCGCTGGCGGCGGAGCCCCGCCTGTTGCTGCTCGACGAGCCGGTGGCGGGGATGAACGACGCCGAGACGCAGGAGGTGTTTCGCCTCATCAAGCGGGTACAGTCGCTGGGCGTGACGATCCTGCTGATCGAGCACGACATGTCGCTCGTGATGAAGGCGTGCGACCGGCTGGTGGTGTTCAACTTCGGCCGGAAGATCGCGGAAGGGACTCCGGCGGAGGTCCAGGACGACCCGCAGGTGATCGAGGCGTACCTCGGCGCCTCGGAAGGGAACGCCGATGCTTGA
- a CDS encoding branched-chain amino acid ABC transporter permease, which produces MPMEWLNPYHLQVASFVLINAILGVSIYVTLSTGQLSLGNAGFMSLGAYTAALLSTQHQVPIPVGILAGSLLAGVAGILVGIPALRLSGVYLAIATLGFGEVLRAVLINWESLTGGAVGVAAIPQMGRVILAWASDRGFSPESLGLQANQFISLTVFLILLFSTVLTVTFFLRLSRSRVGRAYAAIRLDESAAEAAGIPITYYKVLAFSQGALLSGFAGALFAHSTSYVSPGDFTYHRAVEILVFAVFGGSEHIFGPVFGAAFLTIMPEALRFISDYRYILYGVLLVAMMIFRPQGVIDPPLLRFFRRKRNGGAQ; this is translated from the coding sequence ATGCCGATGGAGTGGCTGAACCCGTACCACCTGCAGGTGGCGTCGTTCGTCCTGATCAACGCCATCCTCGGCGTGAGCATCTACGTCACCCTTTCCACCGGGCAGCTCTCGCTGGGCAACGCCGGGTTCATGAGCCTCGGGGCGTACACCGCCGCCCTGCTCTCCACGCAGCACCAGGTCCCGATCCCCGTGGGGATCCTTGCCGGGAGCCTCCTCGCGGGCGTCGCGGGGATCCTGGTCGGCATCCCGGCCCTGCGGCTTTCCGGCGTCTACCTCGCCATCGCCACGCTCGGGTTCGGCGAGGTTCTCCGGGCCGTCCTCATCAACTGGGAGTCGCTGACGGGCGGCGCCGTGGGGGTCGCGGCGATCCCGCAGATGGGGCGCGTGATCCTCGCCTGGGCGAGCGACCGGGGGTTCTCCCCCGAATCGCTGGGGCTGCAAGCAAACCAGTTCATCTCCCTGACGGTGTTCCTGATCCTTCTCTTCAGCACCGTCCTGACGGTCACCTTCTTCCTGCGCCTCTCCCGCTCCCGGGTCGGCCGTGCATACGCCGCCATCCGTCTGGACGAAAGCGCCGCCGAGGCGGCAGGGATCCCCATCACGTACTACAAGGTGCTGGCCTTCTCGCAGGGGGCGCTGCTCTCCGGGTTCGCCGGGGCGTTGTTCGCCCACTCCACGTCGTACGTGAGCCCCGGGGACTTCACGTACCACCGGGCGGTGGAGATCCTCGTGTTCGCCGTCTTCGGCGGGAGCGAGCACATCTTCGGCCCCGTCTTCGGGGCGGCCTTCCTCACGATCATGCCGGAGGCCCTCCGGTTCATCAGCGATTACCGGTATATCCTGTACGGCGTCCTCCTGGTGGCGATGATGATCTTCCGGCCCCAGGGCGTGATCGACCCGCCCCTGCTGCGATTCTTCCGCCGGAAACGGAACGGCGGCGCGCAATGA
- a CDS encoding branched-chain amino acid ABC transporter permease: MFLEQLINGITQGSIYAIVALGYTLVFGVLDIINMAHGEIFMFGSFVGLLVVTKAGAPLPVAFLAAIVSTAAMGLLLERFALRPLRTRRGASHLASMISTIGVSILLENLAHKLFGAGNHLFETPFAEISFKIGPLTIYLVQVVILVISLLLMVGLALWLSRSRLGKALRATAENLETAGLLGVDTNRMITATVVIASAMGGVAGVLVGMAFNYINNQMGLSMGLKGLAIIIFGGMGSVYGAMAGGLILGLSETFMVAYGSSGYRDAIAFVLIIVVLLLKPQGLFGVAPAEAKR, encoded by the coding sequence GTGTTCCTCGAGCAACTGATCAACGGCATCACCCAGGGCAGCATCTACGCGATCGTCGCGCTCGGGTACACGCTCGTCTTCGGAGTCCTCGACATCATCAACATGGCCCACGGGGAGATCTTCATGTTCGGGTCGTTCGTCGGCCTGCTCGTCGTCACCAAGGCGGGCGCCCCTCTCCCCGTGGCCTTTCTCGCGGCGATCGTGTCGACGGCCGCGATGGGCCTTCTGCTCGAGCGGTTCGCGCTCCGCCCGTTGCGCACGCGCCGCGGCGCGTCGCACCTCGCCTCCATGATCAGCACGATCGGCGTCTCCATCCTGCTGGAGAACCTGGCGCACAAACTCTTCGGGGCCGGGAACCACCTGTTCGAGACCCCTTTCGCGGAGATCAGCTTCAAGATCGGCCCGCTGACGATCTACCTGGTCCAGGTGGTGATCCTGGTCATCTCGCTGCTCCTCATGGTGGGCCTCGCGCTCTGGCTGTCGCGCTCGCGCTTGGGGAAGGCACTGCGCGCCACCGCGGAAAATCTGGAAACGGCGGGCCTGCTGGGGGTGGACACGAACCGGATGATCACCGCCACCGTCGTCATCGCCTCGGCGATGGGCGGGGTCGCCGGGGTGCTGGTGGGGATGGCGTTCAACTACATCAACAACCAGATGGGGCTCTCCATGGGGCTAAAGGGGCTCGCGATCATCATCTTCGGCGGCATGGGAAGCGTCTACGGCGCCATGGCCGGGGGGTTGATTCTCGGGCTCTCCGAGACGTTCATGGTCGCCTACGGCTCCTCCGGGTACCGGGACGCGATCGCCTTCGTCCTCATCATCGTCGTCCTTCTCCTCAAGCCGCAGGGTCTGTTCGGGGTGGCGCCCGCCGAGGCGAAGCGGTAA
- a CDS encoding branched-chain amino acid ABC transporter substrate-binding protein produces the protein MKRNLRVLSVIASLLFALVFMGAQKAKPAAKPSAPPIKAKIGVISIITGAGAAYGEAITNGFKLARDEVNAKGEVDIDLKIEDSTGKAEQALSAAQKLINSEKVVAILGPTLSTEMKVVGPEANASGVPIMGTSNTAAGITQIGKFVFRNSMPESQAIPASIGAAVKKYHIKKVALLYGNDDVFTKSGFDTMKAVTEKMKLKILTVEEFQKGQADYKAQLTKIASLKPDAVFCSALYNEGGVILAQARKMGLKVPFVGGNGFNSPKVIEIAKGAAEGLIVATPWFGDKNDPKVKAFVAKYQKAYGKKPDQFAAQAYDAYYIMTNALKAAGTADRAKLRDSLATTKNFQGVLGKFSFDAERDVVMQPNVLIVKGGKFAIFN, from the coding sequence ATGAAAAGGAACCTGCGTGTGCTTTCCGTCATCGCATCGCTCCTCTTCGCGCTCGTGTTCATGGGCGCGCAGAAGGCGAAGCCCGCGGCGAAGCCTTCGGCTCCGCCGATCAAGGCGAAGATCGGCGTCATCTCCATCATCACCGGCGCCGGCGCGGCCTACGGAGAGGCGATCACGAACGGCTTCAAGCTCGCAAGGGACGAGGTCAACGCGAAGGGCGAGGTCGACATCGACCTCAAGATCGAGGACTCGACCGGAAAGGCGGAGCAGGCCCTGTCCGCGGCGCAGAAACTCATCAACTCGGAGAAGGTCGTGGCGATCCTCGGTCCGACCCTTTCCACCGAGATGAAGGTCGTCGGTCCCGAGGCGAACGCGAGCGGCGTGCCGATCATGGGGACCTCCAACACGGCGGCGGGGATCACCCAGATCGGGAAGTTCGTCTTCCGCAACTCGATGCCAGAGTCCCAGGCGATCCCGGCGTCGATCGGCGCGGCGGTGAAGAAGTACCACATCAAGAAGGTCGCGCTCCTCTACGGGAACGACGACGTGTTCACGAAGTCCGGGTTCGATACGATGAAGGCCGTGACCGAGAAGATGAAGCTGAAGATCCTGACGGTCGAGGAGTTCCAGAAGGGGCAGGCCGATTACAAGGCGCAGCTGACCAAGATCGCGTCGCTGAAGCCCGACGCGGTCTTCTGCTCCGCCCTGTACAACGAGGGGGGAGTCATCCTCGCGCAGGCGCGGAAGATGGGGCTGAAGGTCCCGTTCGTCGGCGGGAACGGCTTCAACTCGCCGAAGGTCATCGAGATCGCCAAGGGCGCGGCGGAGGGGCTGATCGTGGCCACCCCCTGGTTCGGCGACAAGAACGACCCGAAGGTGAAGGCGTTCGTGGCGAAGTACCAGAAGGCGTACGGGAAGAAGCCGGACCAGTTCGCGGCCCAGGCGTACGACGCCTACTACATCATGACGAACGCGCTGAAGGCGGCGGGAACGGCGGATCGTGCGAAGCTGCGCGACTCGCTCGCGACGACGAAGAACTTCCAGGGAGTTCTCGGCAAGTTCTCCTTCGACGCAGAGCGCGACGTGGTGATGCAGCCGAACGTCCTGATCGTCAAGGGCGGAAAGTTCGCGATCTTCAACTGA
- a CDS encoding pyruvate ferredoxin oxidoreductase (catalyzes the ferredoxin-dependent oxidative decarboxylation of pyruvate to form acetyl-CoA) → MIEVRFHGRGGQGAVVASSVLAVACFLDGKYVQAFPSFGVERRGAPVETYTRIDDRKILLRTNVYTPDHVVVLDATLVEIAAVTRGLKPGGTLLINTGNVPSTLEAFESFRVFTVDAGRIALRHTLGSRTHPIVNTAILGAFARATGLVPVDAVCEAIRQEVPSHREENVAAAREAFESVTIPGAAAEVAR, encoded by the coding sequence GTGATCGAGGTTCGATTCCACGGGCGCGGCGGGCAGGGGGCCGTGGTGGCCTCGAGCGTCCTCGCGGTGGCGTGCTTCCTCGACGGAAAATACGTGCAGGCCTTTCCGTCCTTCGGCGTGGAGCGGCGCGGGGCCCCCGTGGAGACGTACACTCGGATCGACGACCGGAAGATCCTCCTGCGGACCAACGTCTACACGCCGGATCACGTCGTCGTTCTGGACGCGACCCTCGTCGAGATCGCGGCCGTGACGAGGGGCCTGAAGCCCGGGGGGACGCTGCTCATCAACACCGGGAATGTTCCTTCGACCCTCGAGGCCTTCGAATCCTTCCGGGTATTCACCGTGGATGCCGGCCGGATCGCGCTGCGTCATACCCTGGGATCCCGAACCCACCCGATCGTGAACACCGCGATCCTCGGGGCGTTCGCGCGCGCCACGGGTCTCGTCCCGGTCGACGCCGTGTGCGAGGCCATCCGCCAGGAAGTCCCCTCACACCGGGAGGAAAACGTGGCCGCCGCCCGCGAGGCCTTTGAAAGCGTGACGATCCCGGGCGCAGCGGCGGAGGTTGCCCGATGA
- a CDS encoding VapC toxin family PIN domain ribonuclease, with the protein MIAVDTNVWVRYVTNDDPVQAKRAVKLLSAADSVYVPKTVLLELEWVLRAAYELPRAAILNAMSQILGLPVVSVEQSVQVAQALDWYRDGLDFADALHVAGCGTVESFHSFDIDLVRKGKKAGLPVSAV; encoded by the coding sequence GTGATCGCCGTCGACACAAACGTCTGGGTCCGGTATGTCACGAACGACGATCCCGTGCAGGCCAAACGGGCGGTAAAACTTCTCTCGGCAGCGGATTCCGTTTACGTTCCGAAAACGGTTCTTCTGGAACTGGAATGGGTGCTCAGAGCGGCCTATGAGCTTCCGAGAGCGGCAATTCTGAATGCGATGTCGCAGATCCTCGGACTTCCTGTCGTGTCGGTCGAGCAATCCGTTCAAGTTGCCCAAGCGCTGGATTGGTATCGCGATGGCCTCGATTTCGCCGACGCGCTCCACGTCGCAGGATGCGGAACGGTTGAATCGTTTCATTCCTTCGACATCGATCTTGTCAGGAAGGGGAAAAAAGCGGGCTTGCCCGTATCGGCAGTTTGA
- a CDS encoding prevent-host-death family protein has translation MPKMATSEARDNFTELINRAAYSGERTVIRRRGKGMAAIVPMEDFDLLEKVEDLIDRDLLKKARVEVRKKGTIPWEKVKADAGR, from the coding sequence ATGCCGAAGATGGCGACAAGCGAGGCGCGGGACAACTTCACCGAACTGATCAACCGGGCCGCGTACAGCGGCGAAAGGACCGTCATCCGCCGGCGCGGAAAGGGAATGGCGGCGATCGTCCCGATGGAGGACTTCGACCTGCTGGAGAAGGTGGAGGACCTTATCGACCGCGACCTGTTGAAGAAGGCGCGGGTGGAGGTTCGGAAGAAGGGGACGATCCCGTGGGAGAAGGTGAAGGCGGACGCGGGCCGGTAG